In one window of Streptomyces sp. FXJ1.172 DNA:
- a CDS encoding IS630 family transposase, with translation MPIRTACPIALSAPERVRLKKMAYGHKTEHRLRVRAQVVLHAARGRSNARIARETGLHLDTVRRWRGRFAQAGLPGLKDRQRCGRPASFTPLQATEVKALACRLPAETGMPLSRWSCPELAREAITRQIVTAVSPSTVRRWLAEDALKPWQHRSWIFITDSGFRTKAARVLDLYARTWQGQPLGEDEHVISADEKTSIQARCRWHPTLAPGKARAMRVNHTYGRGGALAYLVAYDVHQAKVFGRTEARTGIDPFMALAAQVMSQEPYVSAKRVFWIVDNGSSHRGKKAADRLTASFPNAVMVHTPVHSSWLNQVEIFFSVPVQETIHTTAQGDRVVRTPRWSLLATLVYGPGGPRTISPSSSASRRRRAIAQAAVDTGQYQVLAGQARAADLPRPTPHFTVVQRADGAEGPWRTQLTDRDLGEELRALQGAVYCFVAALSMMRDSEIQEIRRGALTHHYGTPPCARTS, from the coding sequence ATGCCCATCCGCACTGCCTGTCCGATAGCCCTGAGCGCCCCCGAACGCGTGCGGTTGAAGAAGATGGCCTACGGCCACAAGACCGAGCACCGGCTGCGGGTGCGTGCGCAAGTCGTCCTGCACGCCGCGCGCGGACGCTCCAACGCGCGCATCGCCCGGGAGACGGGGCTGCACCTGGACACCGTGCGCCGCTGGCGTGGCCGGTTTGCTCAGGCGGGCCTGCCCGGACTCAAAGACCGTCAACGCTGCGGCCGTCCCGCCTCGTTCACACCGCTGCAGGCCACCGAGGTCAAGGCGCTGGCCTGCCGACTGCCCGCCGAGACCGGAATGCCGCTCTCACGCTGGTCGTGCCCGGAACTGGCCCGCGAGGCCATCACCCGCCAGATCGTCACCGCAGTGTCGCCCTCCACCGTGCGACGCTGGCTGGCCGAGGACGCGCTCAAGCCCTGGCAGCACCGCTCCTGGATCTTCATCACCGACTCCGGCTTCCGCACCAAGGCTGCCCGGGTGCTGGACCTGTACGCCCGCACCTGGCAGGGCCAGCCCCTCGGCGAGGACGAGCACGTCATCAGCGCCGACGAGAAGACCTCCATCCAGGCCCGCTGCCGCTGGCACCCCACCCTCGCTCCCGGCAAGGCCCGCGCCATGCGGGTCAACCACACCTACGGACGCGGCGGCGCCTTGGCCTACCTGGTCGCCTACGACGTCCACCAGGCCAAGGTATTCGGCCGCACCGAGGCTCGGACCGGTATCGACCCGTTCATGGCCCTGGCCGCCCAGGTCATGAGCCAGGAACCGTACGTCAGCGCCAAGCGCGTCTTCTGGATTGTCGACAACGGCTCCTCCCACCGCGGGAAGAAGGCCGCAGACCGGCTGACCGCCTCATTCCCGAACGCGGTCATGGTCCACACCCCAGTGCACTCCTCCTGGTTGAACCAGGTGGAGATCTTCTTCTCCGTGCCCGTACAGGAGACGATCCACACCACCGCCCAAGGAGACCGGGTAGTCCGCACCCCTCGCTGGTCGCTGCTAGCCACCCTCGTCTACGGCCCCGGTGGCCCGCGCACCATCTCCCCGAGTTCGTCGGCCTCCCGCCGACGCCGCGCGATCGCCCAGGCCGCCGTGGACACGGGCCAGTACCAGGTGCTGGCGGGACAGGCCCGCGCCGCCGACCTGCCCCGCCCCACGCCGCATTTCACCGTCGTGCAACGAGCCGACGGCGCCGAAGGCCCGTGGCGCACCCAGCTGACCGACCGCGACCTCGGCGAAGAACTACGGGCCCTGCAAGGCGCCGTGTACTGCTTCGTGGCAGCGCTGTCGATGATGCGCGACTCCGAGATCCAGGAGATCCGCCGCGGAGCCCTCACCCACCACTACGGCACCCCGCCCTGCGCTCGTACAAGCTGA